From Endomicrobiales bacterium:
CATCGTGGTCTTTCTGAAAATCATAAAATTAGTTACTTAAAATGGTTTTGCTACTTCAAAACTATCAAAAATAGCAACACTTTTTGAGTATTATGCCCAAAATGACAGCAGCAAATGTTGATTCTCTAAAATCTCTTTCTGCTCGCTTACGAGCATTTTTCGCAACGCGATTAGCCTCAGCAGGGTTATTTTTAAGGCGCAGAATAAGATTATGTAACTGAGATACATTCCCTGGCTCATAAAAAAACACATCAACACCATCTTCTGCATAATCAGATGTACCAGGAGCTCGAGATACAATTACAGTTTTCCCCATCGCCATTGCTTGCACAAGAACCGTCTGACCCGTGTGGTACGCAGTTGCCATTAGCGGTATTACAACAATACGCGCCCCTGCCATAAGCTTTACAAACTCATGATGTTCAATTTCTTCCAGATATGTAACATTTGGATTTGCAGTAATCTCAGACGCAATTGACTTGTACTGCGAAACACCACCAACAACAATGAGTTTCTCGTCCGTATTATTTATGGCCGAAAATAATGTTTGAAAATCTCTCCCGTATCGTCCAGCAGAAAATAAATAATCACCGTGTGAAGTTGTGACATCAAAATAACCATCACCTGCGGGAAGATAAATTAATATACTTTTCACTTTTTGATTTGTTATTTCACGCCAAAAATTCACACTAGATTGTGATAGGCATAATACTGAACTAAAAGATCCAGCTAGCCAACGGATACCACAGCGAACAAAAATATTCATGTCGTAATACATCTTAGTTGAACCAACATCTAGCACAACGAACCTTGCAGGCATTATCATGTTTCCTGTCAACTTTCGTATAAGCGCAAGAAGCATCGCATATGTTAAATTCATTACAACAATTGCAGAATATTTTTTGAGCCAGCGCCTATGTGCCAACAACACCCTGACCGGAGAAAAAATTTTGAACACATACGGATACGGGTATGGATACGGTTCTGATATTACACAAGAATCAATATCAAAACGCTCATTTAAAAAACGCTCAAACGAATAATTAGACGCATTATTTTTTTCCGTCTTTCCATGGATAATCAAGATGCGAGGTTTATTCATAAGCGGTAGATCTGCGATCATTTCCAGTAATAGTTAGATGAAGCAACAGTTAAAATACACTTTCTTATAAACTTCCCTCTCGTTCATTACCTTCGTTCAATATTTTCTTACCAAAAACAAAACCCATAAGACCGTTGCTAACAACAAAATATAAACCAAACATAAAACTAATGATAAACCCCGCAAAATGATTTGTAAATGAAATAGCTATGGCAAGCGATTTTTCAATACCAAACAATGAAAGTGTACCAACCGCACCCAATTCCCAAATACCAAAAGAACCTGGCGTTGATGGTAAAATGCTTACCAACATTGGAACAACCAAGTAAAGAAATATTTTTGAAACTGACAACTTTATACCAAAAGCCAACAATATTAGATACGACTGTGCAAAAGCAAGTATCCACATACAAATACTATAAAAGATTGTGATATATAACACATTTAGTTTGCCAAACATCTTTAGCCCATCATTCAACAAATGTGTCTTTTTATAAAGCCAACCTTCTTTCCCTGAGAGAAACCCTGCTATTCTTCTGTGAAAGAACACATATAAACCCAAAACAACTAAACTGAAAATAAATAAAATTAAAGCAAGTTCAAACATATTCTTTGAAACTACAAAGAAAAATGAAGCAACAATAAAAATCACAAGTAACGAAATAAAATCAACAACTTGGTAAGCAATTACCGATGATAATACTATCGCTTTACTGACCTTTTCTTTTTTCCCAAGATAAACAACTTGAAATACATCTCCAGCACGAAATGGAAGAATATTTGAAAAAAACTGTGCTATGTAAAAAACAGAAAGAAGCGACCTAAATTTAATTTCTTTTACATCTGCAAGCATAAATCTCCACCGAAAAACCTTAACCAATGTAGTTAAAACCAAAAACAGACAAGCAAGAGAAAAAAAGAAAAAATTTACTTTAGCAAACGATTCTGCAATTTTTGAAAAATTCGCACCAAGAGAAAGATAGTATACAGCAACGACCAATATTATTACGCCTAAAATAATTTTTATTGTTTGTTTAATCATAATGTGTATAGTAATTTTTTATTTTCATTTACAATATTGTTTTTACCACCATTTATATCCATGGTTGCAAAAAGAAGCTGAGATTTAGAAAGCAACATAGAAACTGTTTCATCAAGATTATTTATTATCATAACTTTTTTGCATATATACCAACAATTGATGATAATGACCTGAAAATTGAAAAAAATCTGTCTACTATGTCAACAAACAAGTATATTGGCAGTGGCAAGTCCTTTGGAGTTGTAGAATAAAAAGCAAATTTTTTATTTATACAAAAATTATTCATTTTCAATAAATCACACAACGCTTTGAGTGTAAAAAATCTTATATGCTCGGTATTGTTTCCTGAATTTAACAAAAAAGGTTTCCCAGCCCCATTGTTTTTGAAACTAACAGAACAGGAAAACGGATTATATCCAAAAAGTAAAAATATACGAGCATGCCATGCCGCTAAGTTTGGGGTAAGAATAAGAACACTCCCTTCGGGTTTTAATGCCCAATATATGAACTCAACTATACGATCTGGGTCAAAAACATGTTCAATGACATCACCGCAAAAAATGAAATCAAAACTACTACTTTTAAATGGAAATTTATCTTTATCCATATCTGCGCAAACAGCATCAATACCACGAGCTTTGGCTTTCTCAACTGCTTCCTTAGAAATATCAATACCATAAATATTTTTCGCACCTATTTTTTTAGCAATAACTTCCGTTAGACATCCATCACTACAACCAACATCCAAAAAACTATCAAACTTCTTACCATCAAAAAATTTTAATATTTTTATAATTTTATGGTCACCTAATGGTCTATTACTGTATTTAGTAAACAACTCATTATATATTCCACTCTTTTCCATTTTATCATCTCCTACTGTTTTTTAATAAAAGCAAAAACACCACAGAAACGACCAACTACCCAAAACATTCATCTAAAAAATTGTATCAAAATGGAGCACAAAGCAATTTTCTATCTTTACTTAAATAAAAATTAAAATTTGCAACTGAAAAAGCAATCAACGACATAAAAGTAAAAACCAAATATTTCTCAATTTAACAGAACCAATAATACTATTAATATCGGTATTTTTTGATAGCAAGTAAACTGCTAAACTAAACAATATTATACTTATTAAAGCATGTAACCATTTATTTTTTATTATCCCTAACAAATTTCATTATTTTTAAAAAACACGCTTGACTAAAGACAATAAACAACAGCAATAAATATCATTGTATTTAAAATAATTCTTATTATTGTTTTGTCATAATGTGTTTAACAACTTTTTAATCTCATTTACAATATTGTTTTTGCCGCTATTAATATCTATTGGTGTAGAAAGAAGGTGGGATTGAGAAAGCATCATAGAAACTGTTCCAGCAAGGTTATTTATATCCCACACAACTGCAATGTTTGGCCTATTTTCACTCTCAATAATTTTACAAATCTCACTTTGATGATCATTGAAATGTTCCTTGAATTTTGCAAACCGAGGAACAATAACTGTTTTTTTTGAATATTTTTTCGCAAGAATGAGTGTTCCAATACCCGCATGGCAAATAAGTAGTTGGCAATTTCTTATGAGATTTTCGGATTCATTATATGCTACATATTTTGAATATTTACAATTTAGTGGTTTGTAATTAGAACAACCAGTTTGAACATAGAAATCTAATCCTGTAATTTCTGCAATTAAATCGATACTTTTTATGAGCCTATCAAATCCTTGCACCATACTACCAACTGTTACAAATATCATAGCAACCCACCAACATATTTTGCCTTTTTGCCATACTTTCCAAGCAATGTTTTCCATTGTACAATAAACAAGTCAGCAATCGGATAAACCAATTTACCAGTTCCTGATGGATTAAACACTTGAGCACTA
This genomic window contains:
- a CDS encoding glycosyltransferase family 4 protein, with translation MIADLPLMNKPRILIIHGKTEKNNASNYSFERFLNERFDIDSCVISEPYPYPYPYVFKIFSPVRVLLAHRRWLKKYSAIVVMNLTYAMLLALIRKLTGNMIMPARFVVLDVGSTKMYYDMNIFVRCGIRWLAGSFSSVLCLSQSSVNFWREITNQKVKSILIYLPAGDGYFDVTTSHGDYLFSAGRYGRDFQTLFSAINNTDEKLIVVGGVSQYKSIASEITANPNVTYLEEIEHHEFVKLMAGARIVVIPLMATAYHTGQTVLVQAMAMGKTVIVSRAPGTSDYAEDGVDVFFYEPGNVSQLHNLILRLKNNPAEANRVAKNARKRAERDFRESTFAAVILGIILKKCCYF
- a CDS encoding flippase-like domain-containing protein; this translates as MIKQTIKIILGVIILVVAVYYLSLGANFSKIAESFAKVNFFFFSLACLFLVLTTLVKVFRWRFMLADVKEIKFRSLLSVFYIAQFFSNILPFRAGDVFQVVYLGKKEKVSKAIVLSSVIAYQVVDFISLLVIFIVASFFFVVSKNMFELALILFIFSLVVLGLYVFFHRRIAGFLSGKEGWLYKKTHLLNDGLKMFGKLNVLYITIFYSICMWILAFAQSYLILLAFGIKLSVSKIFLYLVVPMLVSILPSTPGSFGIWELGAVGTLSLFGIEKSLAIAISFTNHFAGFIISFMFGLYFVVSNGLMGFVFGKKILNEGNEREGSL
- a CDS encoding class I SAM-dependent methyltransferase produces the protein MEKSGIYNELFTKYSNRPLGDHKIIKILKFFDGKKFDSFLDVGCSDGCLTEVIAKKIGAKNIYGIDISKEAVEKAKARGIDAVCADMDKDKFPFKSSSFDFIFCGDVIEHVFDPDRIVEFIYWALKPEGSVLILTPNLAAWHARIFLLFGYNPFSCSVSFKNNGAGKPFLLNSGNNTEHIRFFTLKALCDLLKMNNFCINKKFAFYSTTPKDLPLPIYLFVDIVDRFFSIFRSLSSIVGIYAKKL